DNA from candidate division KSB1 bacterium:
GCGCAGCGGCAGCAGCGCATTCCCGAGCTGCTCAAGCTGGTGGGCATGGAAAAATGGGCCACGACGAAAATCCGCAAGTATTCCAAAGGTATGATGCAGCGCCTCGGTCTGGCGGTGGCGATGATCAACGATCCCGATCTGCTGTTGTTGGATGAGCCGACCGATGGCGTCGATCCGATTGGCCGCAAGGAAATTCGCGACATCATTCTGCATTTGAAACAGCAGGGCAAAACGATTTTCATCAACTCGCATTTGCTTTCCGAAGTCGAAATGGTGTGCGACGAGGTGGCGATCATGAACAAGGGCAAGATCGTCGTGCAAGGCCCGGTGGCGCAATTGACCAATATCGGCTTGAGCTATCGCATCGAAACTTCGGCGCTGAATGAAACGGCCAAAGCGAAGCTGTCGGAAAAATTTGCCAAGCTCGGTTTGCAAAACGGCCATCTTGAGGTGACGGTGCAGGATCATGCGGAGTTGAATCGCTTGATCGATGATTTGCGCGAGAATCAAGCCGAGATTCACGCCATCGTGCCGCAGCGCCGGACGCTGGAAGAGAGTTTCTTCGCGGCGATCAAAGGCG
Protein-coding regions in this window:
- a CDS encoding ABC transporter ATP-binding protein — its product is MAIIQTENLSKHFNRGKLRALDGVSLQVGAARVFGLLGPNGAGKTTLVKLLLAILHPTSGAATLFGKPVSDYELRRRIGYLPENHRYPDFLKGGVVMDYFGRFAGVPKAQRQQRIPELLKLVGMEKWATTKIRKYSKGMMQRLGLAVAMINDPDLLLLDEPTDGVDPIGRKEIRDIILHLKQQGKTIFINSHLLSEVEMVCDEVAIMNKGKIVVQGPVAQLTNIGLSYRIETSALNETAKAKLSEKFAKLGLQNGHLEVTVQDHAELNRLIDDLRENQAEIHAIVPQRRTLEESFFAAIKGATCGDFNEMTKSAVE